TTTCTCCCAAGCAAATATACATAGAAGCCGCGGTGCAAGACAGCCCGTTGGCGCTTCGTGCCCGCCACATGTTTCCGCAGGCACAAGTGGAAATTTTACATGAAAAAAAGACAGTGGGCCAACCTTGCTTTTCTCGTCGTACAGAAACGCTTCTTATTCATCAGGAAAAATATGATTTCGTAAAGCCCTGTCCGTGCTCGCAAGGAAATGCGGGGTGTGGGTATAATTTGATTAATTTGGGATTTGGGTGCCGGTTTGAATGTGAATATTGTTTTTTACAGCAGTATCAAAATTTGCATGCTATTTTGTTGCCGGCCAATATAAACGATTTTTTGGCAAAAATAGATCAAACCACTTGGCGCAAAGGACTTTTTGAACGACCGCGTATCGGTAGCGGAGAATTTACAGACTCATTAGTATTTGACGAATTGACCCAATACACACAAGATATAGTGCCCTTTTTTCGGGCACGGCCGCATTTGCAATTTGAATTCAAAACCAAAAGCACTTGTATTGAAGGATTATTGCGGGCGGGCGGAGCTGAAAATGTGGTGGTGGGTTGGTCTGTAAATGCCCCGCAATTTATTGAAAATGTGGAACATTTAACGCCGGATTTAACCGCCCGTTTGCAGGCCGCTGCACAGGTGGCTCGTGCGGGATATCGTTTAGGTTTTCACTTTGATCCGGTGGTACCGTTTGAAGGATGGCAAACCGCCTACACCCAAGCGGCCGAGCAAATTGCCCGGTCGGTCCCGTTAGACAAGGTGGCATGGATCAGCGTGGGGATGTTGCGCTTTTCCCGCGAACTGAAAAAAGCGGTGGAAAATCGTTTCCCGGAAAATACGATTTTAGACGGTGAATTTTTATTAGATTTTGACGGAAAAATGCGTTATCCTGCCGTTTTAAGGCGAGAAGTATATGGTTATTTTGTGCCGCTTTTGCGCCGCCTTTTCCCTCACACGCAAGTCTATGTATGTATGGAAGCCCCTGAATTCTCCTTACACTAACAAGATAACAAGTACTCTATTCTACATTTGGCATTTCCTACTTATGCTAAGAACAAATCGGCTTTAGAAGCGTAGTAAAAAAGAGACTGGAAACGGAGTAGTCTGTTTGATATGTATGAGCGAAAGGCGAGTTTATCAAACAGCGTTTGCAGTCTCTTTTTTTGCTTCTTTGCCGAGAGTCTTTTTGGATACTTTTTCTTCGGAAAGAAAAAGTATTATAAAAAACACTTGACATCGTTTTTTTTTTTTAGTATCATTTAAAAAAATTATTAAAGGAGGTCGTATGAAAAAAGGTTTTACCTTGATTGAGTTATTGGTGGTTGTTTTAATTATAGGCATTTTATCGGCCATTGCAATTCCCCAATATCAAGTATCGGTAGAAAAAACAAAAGCGGCCAATTTGCTCTCTTTGCTTGCTTCTGTCGCTCAGGCAGAAGAAGTGTATTATTTAGCGAATGGAAAATACACGGATCAAATGCACGATTTGGATGTACAAGTGGATTATGTACGTAATGAAAATAAATACGGTGGAGTAGTATATCAGCTACCAGAAGGGCATTGGTTCATGCTTGATTTTCATGCCTCTGTGGTGCGTGGGGGGACAGATTATGTACAGATAAATCGTTACTTGAATTATTCTCCTCAAGAGAAAAAAGTAGTTTGTTATGCGTTAACAGGAACAATTGGAGAACCAGCGTGTAAAAGTTTGGGGGTTAAAAATTGGACTGGAAGTCAAGGATGTGGAATGACTGGTACCGTTTTGGGAGAGAAAACTTGTCGGTATGGTAATATAGAGTAAAATGATATAAAATCGGTAGGGAGCAAAACTCCCTGTCCGAACGCGCGCATATTTAGTAGAATAGTACTATGGAGTTGTTTCTCATTATACCGATTTTGTTTTTCTCCATTGTGCTACATGAATTTGCGCATGGATATGTGGCCTACCGGATGGGTGATGATACCGCTTATCTGAGGGGTCGTTTAACGTTAAATCCGCTCAAACACATTGATTTGATCGGCACGCTCTTGGTGCCGGCGATATGCTATGTTTCGGGTCTTCCTATGTTTGGCTGGGCCAAACCGGTGCCGGTCAATGCGCAACGTCTTCCTTTTCCGCGCCAAAGTATGGGCAAAGTGGGGCTGGCAGGTCCCACCGCTAATTTACTACTGGCGGTAGTGTTTGCTTTTTTGGCAAAACTCACTTTGGTAAGCGGCGTCCTTTCGGCACAAGGCACCGTGCAAACCGTACAGATTTTATTTT
Above is a window of Elusimicrobiaceae bacterium DNA encoding:
- a CDS encoding prepilin-type N-terminal cleavage/methylation domain-containing protein; its protein translation is MKKGFTLIELLVVVLIIGILSAIAIPQYQVSVEKTKAANLLSLLASVAQAEEVYYLANGKYTDQMHDLDVQVDYVRNENKYGGVVYQLPEGHWFMLDFHASVVRGGTDYVQINRYLNYSPQEKKVVCYALTGTIGEPACKSLGVKNWTGSQGCGMTGTVLGEKTCRYGNIE
- a CDS encoding site-2 protease family protein, which produces MELFLIIPILFFSIVLHEFAHGYVAYRMGDDTAYLRGRLTLNPLKHIDLIGTLLVPAICYVSGLPMFGWAKPVPVNAQRLPFPRQSMGKVGLAGPTANLLLAVVFAFLAKLTLVSGVLSAQGTVQTVQILFYGIQINILLAVFNLMPIPPLDGGHILAALLPLDKALKYAHFFGRYGMYIVLGLIITGIFKYIIYPPMFVIVRVIGKIFGL